A part of Larimichthys crocea isolate SSNF chromosome VII, L_crocea_2.0, whole genome shotgun sequence genomic DNA contains:
- the rab4b gene encoding ras-related protein Rab-4B → MSETYDFLFKFLVIGSAGTGKSCLLHQFIENKFKQDSNHTIGVEFGSRVVNVGGKTVKLQIWDTAGQERFRSVTRSYYRGAAGALLVYDITSRETYNALTNWLTDARTLASPNIVIILCGNKKDLDADREVTFLEASRFAQENELMFLETSALTGENVEEGFLKCARTILNKIDSGELDPERMGSGIQYGDASLRQLRQPRGTTTQNKQQCNC, encoded by the exons ATGTCTGAGACATACG ACTTCCTATTTAAGTTTCTGGTGATTGGCAGTGCTGGGACGGGGAAATCCTGCCTCCTCCACCAGTTCATTGAGAACAAGT TTAAACAGGACTCCAACCACACCATCGGCGTGGAGTTTGGTTCCCGAGTGGTCAATGTTGGTGGAAAGACGGTCAAGCTCCAGATCTGGGACACCGCTGGACAGGAACGATTCCG TTCTGTTACACGCAGCTACTACAGAGGAGCAGCCGGAGCGCTCCTCGTCTATGATATTACAAG TCGGGAGACGTATAATGCCCTCACCAACTGGCTGACAGATGCACGGACTTTGGCGAGCCCCAACATTGTTATTATCCTGTGTGGCAACAAGAAAGACCTGGATGCGGACAGAGAGGTGACCTTCCTGGAGGCATCGCGCTTTGCTCAAGAAAACG AGCTGATGTTCCTGGAGACCAGTGCTCTGACAGGGGAGAATGTCGAAGAGGGTTTTCTAAAGTGTGCTCGCACCATCCTCAACAAGATAGACTCAG gtgaATTGGACCCAGAGAGAATGGGTTCAGGTATCCAGTATGGAGATGCTTCGTTGAGGCAGCTGCGACAGCCGAGAGGCACCACCACACAGAATAAACAGCAGTGTAATTGCTAG